A segment of the Lycium barbarum isolate Lr01 chromosome 7, ASM1917538v2, whole genome shotgun sequence genome:
GTGTCCAGCTTCGTATTGAAGCACAGGACAAGTATTTGCAAACAATTCTTGAGAAAGCATGTAAAGCTCTTAACTACACGGCCGTGGAATCTACTGATCTGGACGCCGCCAGCGAACAGCTTTCTGAATTGGCAATCAAAGGTGCCAGCAACTGTGATGGGATTGTCACAGTTTCTTCATTACCTGAAATAGTTACAGGTTTTGAGAACAAAAATGCTTCCGATATGCCTGCTAGAATTGGTGACTGCTTGCCATCAAATAGAAGCCTGGTTTCTCCCACGCGCATCGGTGCTCAAAAGAAGAGACCACGAGCTTTTGCTAATGGAGATGCCTTGCCAGTGGAAAACAATATGGCGCAGGTGCAATGGATGATGACTAATTCTTGAGTAAAGTCGATTATATGAATCTTTACTATCCATGTCGATCTATTTAAGCTCATTGCAGTTCAGTATTATATAAAATGTTCTTCTCCCCCTATCTGTTTTATCCAGAAAGATGAGACATGTTGAATTTCACATGCAACTTGTACATTCTTTATGTTTACTTGTTTGTATATTCTAAGTTAATCATTTCAAGTACCTTTTATTAGGAAGATCATTCATCTGTACTTGACTGTAGGACTTCCTAATGACTATGGTTGGAAAATACTATTGGGCCGGGTCCACTCATAAGTGGTGTTAGTCAACCCCTTAGTTAGCATTCAATTTAAACATTAAGAgttcgtttggttggaaacaagttatcaTAATTTATCCTAAGATTAGTTATTTCATCCTTTTATAGGGATAAAATAACATTATAATCCCGAGATAACTAATCTCGGAATTAGTTATACCGTGATTTAATCCCAATAAAATATgggataaactcatctcaaatataatctcAAGATTGTTTATCCTTATCCCTCATACTAAACGAGCCCTAACTGATTCCTTATAAATGCACCACTACGGGCGCAGGGGAAAAACTGCT
Coding sequences within it:
- the LOC132602649 gene encoding protein PHR1-LIKE 3-like gives rise to the protein MSKCYTGFLNLDQMVQRRVQLRIEAQDKYLQTILEKACKALNYTAVESTDLDAASEQLSELAIKGASNCDGIVTVSSLPEIVTGFENKNASDMPARIGDCLPSNRSLVSPTRIGAQKKRPRAFANGDALPVENNMAQVQWMMTNS